A single genomic interval of Armatimonadota bacterium harbors:
- a CDS encoding BadF/BadG/BcrA/BcrD ATPase family protein produces MPAMTGVIVAGIDAGASSTTCVIADGAGRVLGVGRGGPIDHLFRPSGRRRTRVALKEAIGRATQRARLGRPPDAVVAGLTGLEPGSAESRAAVRMIQGLTRARVVVATWDAEIALAGAGTGRPGVVVIAGTGSVALGRNRRGKRARAGGYGFLIDDAGGGVAVGQAALRAALRSQDGRGPKTRLAALIRRRLGSWSAIRRRVYGEGGGRPLLASLAPLVVAAARSGDPVARSILAEAGYSLAALAAAVARRLRMTRAPFPVYTVGGVFSAGPLVRDPMRRALRRIVPRAVLSPPESAPVVGAVVMALERAGVVADAALRRRLARLRL; encoded by the coding sequence ATGCCGGCCATGACCGGCGTCATCGTCGCGGGGATCGACGCCGGCGCCTCTTCCACGACCTGCGTCATCGCCGACGGCGCGGGGCGCGTGCTCGGCGTCGGCCGCGGCGGCCCCATCGACCACCTCTTTCGTCCTTCCGGACGCCGCCGCACCCGGGTCGCCCTAAAAGAAGCGATCGGCCGGGCCACACAACGGGCCCGGCTCGGCCGTCCTCCGGACGCCGTCGTGGCGGGGTTGACGGGGCTGGAGCCGGGGTCCGCGGAGTCTCGCGCTGCCGTCCGCATGATCCAAGGGTTGACCCGGGCCAGGGTTGTCGTCGCCACCTGGGATGCCGAGATCGCCCTGGCCGGGGCCGGCACCGGCCGCCCGGGGGTCGTGGTCATCGCCGGGACGGGGTCGGTGGCCCTCGGCCGGAACCGGCGGGGGAAGAGGGCTCGCGCCGGTGGCTACGGCTTTCTGATCGACGACGCAGGCGGGGGCGTGGCCGTCGGGCAGGCGGCGCTGCGGGCGGCACTGAGGAGCCAGGACGGGCGCGGCCCGAAGACGCGTCTGGCCGCCCTGATCCGGCGGCGCCTGGGGTCGTGGTCCGCGATCCGCCGCCGGGTGTACGGCGAAGGGGGAGGCCGCCCGCTGCTGGCCTCGCTGGCTCCGCTGGTCGTCGCCGCGGCGCGCTCCGGCGATCCCGTGGCGCGGTCCATCCTGGCTGAAGCGGGTTACTCCCTGGCCGCTCTGGCCGCCGCCGTGGCCAGGCGCCTGCGGATGACGCGGGCCCCCTTTCCCGTGTACACCGTCGGCGGAGTGTTCTCTGCCGGGCCGCTGGTGCGCGATCCGATGCGCCGCGCCCTGCGCCGCATCGTCCCGCGCGCCGTCCTCTCCCCTCCGGAGTCTGCGCCCGTCGTCGGCGCGGTGGTGATGGCGCTGGAGCGGGCCGGCGTCGTCGCCGACGCCGCCCTCCGTCGGCGCCTGGCCCGTCTCCGACTTTGA
- a CDS encoding DUF4389 domain-containing protein, whose amino-acid sequence MATQAAAAPAAYPLRFDVQYPARLSRGLIFVKWLLAIPHFLILNALGNFQGAITLLAFFAILFTRRYPPTLFQFYVKAARWAANVVAYFGLFSDDYPPFDWEAGCYPPVTFEVDYPQQLSRWMIFVKWLLALPHYVVLAVLYVVGIFAWLIAWFAILFTGRFPRGLFDFLVGLLRWSFRVGAYVLLLRDEYPPFSTA is encoded by the coding sequence ATGGCGACGCAGGCGGCAGCGGCGCCGGCGGCCTACCCGCTGCGGTTCGACGTGCAGTACCCCGCGCGTCTGTCGCGCGGGCTCATCTTTGTGAAGTGGCTCCTGGCCATCCCCCACTTTCTGATCCTCAACGCCCTGGGGAACTTCCAGGGCGCGATCACCCTCCTGGCCTTCTTCGCCATCCTGTTCACGCGGCGATACCCGCCGACGCTGTTCCAGTTCTACGTCAAGGCCGCGCGCTGGGCGGCGAACGTCGTCGCCTACTTCGGGCTCTTCTCCGACGACTACCCGCCCTTCGACTGGGAGGCCGGCTGCTACCCGCCGGTGACCTTCGAGGTAGACTACCCGCAGCAGCTCTCGCGCTGGATGATCTTCGTCAAGTGGCTGCTGGCGCTGCCCCACTACGTTGTCCTGGCCGTGCTCTACGTCGTCGGCATCTTCGCCTGGCTCATCGCCTGGTTCGCCATCCTCTTCACCGGCCGGTTCCCGCGGGGGCTGTTCGACTTCCTGGTGGGTCTCCTTCGCTGGAGCTTCCGGGTCGGGGCCTACGTCCTGCTGCTGCGCGACGAGTACCCGCCCTTCAGTACGGCCTGA
- a CDS encoding type II toxin-antitoxin system prevent-host-death family antitoxin → MRAVNIAELKNRLSAYLDRVREGEEILIRDRRRPIAKIVPLTGQDRGLEEEALVAAGLLRPADAPLTASFWKLPMPRAPARRVAMAVRWARGRP, encoded by the coding sequence GTGCGCGCGGTGAATATCGCCGAACTGAAGAACAGGCTGAGCGCCTACCTCGATCGGGTCCGGGAAGGGGAGGAGATCCTCATCCGTGACCGACGCAGGCCCATTGCGAAAATCGTTCCCCTGACCGGCCAGGACCGGGGTCTGGAAGAAGAGGCCCTGGTCGCCGCCGGCCTGCTTCGACCCGCGGATGCTCCGCTCACCGCCAGCTTCTGGAAGCTCCCCATGCCCCGCGCTCCGGCCCGGCGGGTCGCCATGGCGGTCAGGTGGGCCAGAGGAAGACCCTGA
- a CDS encoding tetratricopeptide repeat protein: MRRRAWPVDHVHGRLPLEAAARIGRVVGPPGERIAWLDTETTGLAGGTGTYVFLVGIGQFDDGEFVVTHYFLRDLGGEREMLEAVLEGLAPCDALVTFNGARFDLPLLQTRFLLSRLRCDLEARHHLDLMTLARRLWHRRLGGYSLALLEQRILQVDRVDDVAGWMIPSLYVQYLQTGDPEVVEPVFAHNAADLLSLLSLHGMAGEVLTQPQRIPAAVDWAGLGALLDARGEPGKAADCYRRALLDEDQPAPRRRVVTALARHYRRTGRLGDLLDLWEGELQAGRLPRWLVLERLAMIWEWELGDASRALLHTEQALAHLDGAAPARPRLLHRRARLLRKGGA; encoded by the coding sequence GTGCGCCGCCGCGCGTGGCCGGTCGATCACGTGCACGGCCGTCTCCCGCTGGAGGCCGCCGCCCGGATCGGCCGCGTCGTCGGCCCGCCGGGGGAGCGCATCGCCTGGCTCGACACCGAGACCACGGGCCTGGCCGGGGGCACCGGTACCTATGTCTTCCTGGTCGGGATCGGACAGTTCGACGACGGGGAGTTCGTCGTCACCCACTACTTCCTGCGGGATCTGGGCGGGGAGCGGGAGATGCTGGAGGCCGTCCTGGAGGGTCTGGCGCCGTGCGACGCGCTGGTCACCTTCAACGGCGCCCGCTTCGACCTGCCGCTGCTGCAGACCCGCTTCCTGCTCTCGCGGCTGCGCTGCGACCTCGAGGCGCGCCACCACCTCGACCTGATGACGCTGGCCCGCCGGCTGTGGCACCGACGCCTCGGCGGCTACAGCCTGGCCCTGCTGGAGCAACGCATCCTGCAGGTGGACCGGGTCGACGATGTGGCAGGGTGGATGATCCCCTCGCTCTATGTGCAGTACCTCCAGACCGGCGACCCGGAGGTCGTGGAACCGGTCTTCGCCCACAACGCGGCCGACCTGCTGTCTCTGCTCTCCCTCCACGGAATGGCCGGAGAGGTGCTGACGCAGCCGCAACGGATCCCTGCGGCGGTGGACTGGGCGGGACTGGGGGCGCTGCTGGACGCGCGCGGCGAGCCCGGCAAGGCGGCGGACTGCTACCGCCGGGCGCTGCTCGACGAGGACCAGCCGGCGCCGCGGCGGCGGGTCGTCACGGCGCTGGCCCGCCACTACCGGCGCACCGGACGGCTCGGGGACCTGCTGGATCTCTGGGAGGGAGAGCTGCAGGCGGGCCGGCTCCCCCGCTGGCTGGTCCTGGAGCGGCTGGCCATGATCTGGGAGTGGGAACTGGGCGACGCCTCTCGCGCCCTCCTCCACACCGAGCAGGCCCTGGCCCATCTCGACGGCGCGGCCCCGGCCCGGCCGCGCCTGCTGCACCGCCGCGCGCGCCTGCTGCGCAAAGGCGGGGCATAG
- a CDS encoding DEAD/DEAH box helicase, translating to MTLRQILDRLFHDPHRSSRIAAWREIPARPPRYVPFPEGLDPALVSALRRRGIEQLYAHQGEAYDAVRGGAHIAVVTPTASGKTLCYNLPVLERILREPETRALYLFPTKALSADQVDELQGLVGLLGREIKTFTYDGDTPASARRAIRAAGHIVVTNPDMLHTAILPHHTKWLRLFENLRYVVIDELHQYRGVFGSHVANVLRRLRRICAFYGSRPQFIGTSATIGNPREHAERLIGAPVTLIDRTGAPGGEKVIAFINPPLVNRELGIRRDTLMEVRDLAADLIHGGIPTIVFGRSRLAAELLTTYLKDLARDHGRDPDAIQGYRAGYLPGERRAIERGLREGTVQVVAATNALELGIDIGQLGAAILAGYPGTIASTWQQMGRAGRGRDLSAAFLVATSDPLDQYIVRHPEYFFEHSPEQALINPDNPLVLTSHLKCAAFELPLGVDEPYGAEPPVGILQALAAQKIVHCDGRRWHYIAERFPAEEVSLRSASTENVVIIDETAPKPEVVGEVDLASAPALVHEDAIYLHLGRQYHVERLDWEQRRAHVKQVDVDYYTDAEIAVGIHVLREDGAVRDLLPRAHGDVAVTFRPTIFKKLKLFTQENIGWGRIALPETTMHTTAAWWVLPPALAGGWANPRLQGALAALSHALLNIAPLYLMADPNDLGRVYEIRSPHTGHPTIYLYERVPGGVGLAERMFRLHDELVRAAIELVDGCACDRGCPSCVGPVLEVGDTGKADAVEILRASRRPATAAAGE from the coding sequence GTGACCCTGCGTCAGATCCTCGACCGCCTCTTCCACGATCCCCATCGCTCGTCCCGGATCGCCGCCTGGCGGGAGATCCCCGCCCGGCCGCCGCGGTACGTCCCGTTCCCGGAGGGCCTAGACCCGGCGCTGGTCTCCGCCCTCCGCCGTCGGGGGATCGAGCAGCTCTACGCGCACCAGGGCGAGGCCTACGACGCGGTGCGCGGCGGGGCCCACATCGCCGTTGTCACGCCCACCGCCAGCGGCAAGACGCTGTGCTACAACCTCCCGGTCCTGGAGCGCATCCTGCGCGAGCCCGAGACGCGCGCGCTCTACCTCTTCCCGACCAAGGCGCTCTCCGCCGACCAGGTGGACGAGCTGCAGGGGCTGGTGGGCCTGCTGGGCCGGGAGATCAAGACCTTCACCTACGACGGCGACACCCCGGCCTCGGCGCGCCGCGCCATCCGCGCCGCCGGCCACATCGTGGTCACCAATCCCGACATGTTGCACACCGCGATCCTGCCCCACCACACCAAGTGGCTGCGGCTGTTCGAGAACCTGCGCTACGTCGTGATCGACGAGCTGCACCAGTACCGCGGCGTCTTCGGCAGCCATGTGGCCAACGTGCTGCGCCGGCTGCGGCGGATCTGCGCCTTCTACGGCAGCCGCCCCCAGTTCATCGGCACCAGCGCCACGATCGGCAACCCGCGGGAGCACGCCGAGCGTCTCATCGGCGCGCCGGTCACCCTCATCGACCGGACCGGCGCCCCCGGCGGCGAGAAGGTCATCGCCTTCATCAACCCGCCGCTGGTGAACCGCGAACTCGGCATCCGCCGCGACACCCTGATGGAAGTGCGGGACCTGGCCGCCGACCTGATCCACGGCGGCATCCCGACCATCGTCTTCGGCCGCAGCCGCCTCGCCGCGGAACTGCTCACGACGTACCTGAAGGATTTGGCCCGCGACCACGGCCGCGACCCCGACGCGATCCAGGGCTACCGCGCCGGCTACCTCCCCGGCGAGCGGCGGGCCATCGAACGGGGACTGCGGGAGGGTACGGTCCAGGTCGTGGCGGCGACCAACGCGCTGGAGCTGGGGATCGACATCGGCCAGCTCGGCGCGGCCATCCTGGCCGGCTACCCCGGCACGATCGCCTCGACCTGGCAGCAGATGGGCCGGGCCGGACGGGGCCGCGACCTGTCCGCGGCGTTCCTGGTGGCCACGAGCGATCCCCTCGACCAGTACATCGTGCGCCACCCCGAGTACTTCTTCGAGCACTCGCCGGAGCAGGCGCTGATCAACCCCGACAACCCGCTGGTGCTGACCAGTCACCTGAAGTGCGCCGCCTTCGAACTGCCCCTGGGGGTGGACGAACCCTACGGCGCGGAGCCCCCGGTCGGAATCCTGCAGGCCCTGGCCGCGCAGAAGATCGTGCACTGCGACGGACGGCGCTGGCACTACATCGCCGAGCGCTTCCCCGCCGAGGAGGTGAGCCTGCGCTCGGCCTCCACCGAGAACGTCGTCATTATCGACGAAACCGCGCCGAAACCCGAGGTCGTCGGCGAGGTGGATCTGGCCTCGGCGCCGGCCCTGGTGCACGAGGATGCCATCTACCTCCACCTCGGCCGGCAGTATCACGTGGAGCGGCTGGACTGGGAACAGCGCCGGGCGCACGTCAAACAGGTGGACGTGGACTACTACACCGACGCCGAGATCGCCGTCGGTATCCACGTCCTGCGGGAGGACGGCGCCGTCCGCGACCTGCTGCCGCGGGCCCACGGCGACGTGGCGGTGACCTTCCGGCCGACGATCTTCAAGAAGCTCAAACTCTTCACCCAGGAGAACATCGGCTGGGGCCGGATCGCCCTCCCCGAGACGACGATGCACACCACCGCCGCCTGGTGGGTGCTGCCGCCGGCGCTCGCCGGAGGATGGGCCAATCCGCGCCTGCAGGGGGCGCTGGCCGCCCTCTCCCACGCGTTGTTGAACATCGCGCCGCTGTATCTGATGGCCGACCCGAACGACCTCGGCCGGGTCTACGAGATCCGCTCCCCGCACACCGGTCATCCCACGATCTACCTCTATGAGCGCGTCCCCGGCGGGGTGGGCCTCGCCGAGCGGATGTTCCGCCTGCACGACGAGCTGGTGCGCGCGGCGATCGAGCTCGTCGACGGTTGCGCCTGCGACCGCGGGTGCCCCTCCTGTGTGGGGCCGGTCCTCGAAGTGGGCGATACCGGCAAGGCCGACGCCGTGGAGATCCTGCGCGCCTCCCGTAGGCCCGCGACGGCCGCCGCCGGGGAATGA
- a CDS encoding fatty acid desaturase: MNIPAIPRLTLNPHRYYVAELRRRLPAYVFDPVPQRALWMIVYGSAAIAGIAAVAFLRMPVYLALAIAIGIGIAFSALELLGHEIVHGAIIRRPWLRDLLAGLCFLPVTVSPMMWRLWHNLEHHGHTQIHDKDPDAYSTFDEYLRRPGLRLLHRIVPVRSVFFFVLLSAWFTVHSLTSLRRTLADRYPRPIKARVVVETAFGMAFWALLAWLLGWDRFAYAFVIPLLVNNFIVMSMIATNHLLNPLLEEDDPLAGSLSLQMPKLLNILFSNFSHHTEHHVFPAMSARFLPHVRRLIKHLWPDRYHELPYLTALGLLWKTPRLYLDNVRVIDPATRQRYGVLGHGLDPQRVAPLE; the protein is encoded by the coding sequence ATGAACATCCCCGCGATTCCCAGACTGACCCTGAACCCGCATCGCTACTACGTCGCCGAGCTGCGGCGGCGGCTGCCGGCGTATGTCTTCGACCCCGTCCCCCAGCGCGCGCTGTGGATGATCGTCTACGGCTCCGCCGCCATTGCCGGGATCGCCGCCGTGGCCTTCCTCCGGATGCCGGTCTACCTGGCGCTGGCCATCGCCATCGGCATCGGCATCGCCTTCAGCGCGCTGGAGCTGCTGGGCCACGAGATCGTGCACGGCGCGATCATCCGGCGGCCCTGGCTGCGCGACCTGCTGGCCGGCCTCTGCTTCCTTCCCGTCACCGTCTCGCCGATGATGTGGCGGCTGTGGCACAACCTGGAACACCACGGACACACCCAGATCCACGACAAGGATCCGGACGCCTACAGCACTTTCGACGAATACCTGCGGCGGCCGGGGCTGCGGCTGCTTCACCGCATCGTGCCGGTGCGCAGCGTCTTCTTCTTCGTCCTGCTCAGCGCCTGGTTCACCGTGCACAGCCTGACCTCGCTGCGCCGGACGCTGGCCGACCGCTACCCGCGTCCGATCAAGGCACGGGTCGTGGTGGAGACCGCCTTCGGCATGGCCTTCTGGGCCCTGCTGGCCTGGCTGCTGGGCTGGGATCGCTTCGCCTACGCCTTCGTCATCCCGCTGCTGGTGAACAACTTCATCGTCATGTCCATGATCGCCACGAACCACCTCCTCAACCCCCTGCTGGAGGAGGACGACCCGCTGGCCGGCTCGCTCTCCCTGCAGATGCCGAAGCTGCTCAACATCCTCTTCTCGAACTTCAGCCACCACACCGAGCACCACGTCTTCCCGGCGATGAGCGCGCGCTTCCTCCCCCACGTGCGGCGGCTGATCAAGCACCTCTGGCCGGACCGCTACCACGAACTCCCGTACCTCACCGCGCTCGGACTGCTCTGGAAGACGCCCCGCCTGTATCTGGACAACGTGCGGGTCATCGATCCGGCCACCCGGCAGCGGTACGGCGTGCTGGGGCACGGGCTCGACCCGCAGCGCGTCGCACCGCTGGAGTGA
- a CDS encoding cyclopropane-fatty-acyl-phospholipid synthase family protein — translation MALSRTRPVVGEERAVRLTLQILGRLFAPREFPVRLWTGATLPADHPAEGREARFTLVLAHPGALRRMLLPPTDLTLGEAYVRGDFEIEGSLEDAVAAAVNATSTRPVVDWLAAAAMARLLPDTAASGTIPPRARLRGRRHSQHRDAVAVRHHYDLGNDFFALWLDRRMVYSCAYFPTGTETLDAAQEAKLEHICRKLRLRPGERLLDIGCGWGGLVLYAAKRYHVQAVGVTLSEPQARYGQARLAAAGLTQRAEIRVCDYRQVRDPPFDKLVSIGMFEHVGRRHLPEYFRCAWNALRPGGLFLNHGITGRPRPSVWKRFGPGRSFMQAHIFPDGELEPVSESLRAAEAVGFEVRDVENLREHYARTLRLWLANLEAHRDRAEALIGRGRYRLWRLYLAASAQGFTAGRTGVCQALLARPDASGTVTLPWSRGDLYTR, via the coding sequence ATGGCCCTGAGCAGGACACGACCCGTTGTCGGGGAAGAGAGGGCAGTCCGCCTGACCCTGCAGATCCTGGGGCGCCTGTTTGCGCCGCGGGAGTTCCCCGTGCGGCTGTGGACCGGCGCCACGCTGCCGGCGGACCACCCGGCGGAGGGCAGGGAGGCCCGCTTCACGCTGGTCCTCGCCCACCCCGGCGCGCTGCGGCGCATGCTCCTGCCCCCGACGGACCTGACCCTCGGCGAAGCCTACGTCCGCGGGGATTTCGAGATCGAGGGCAGCCTGGAAGACGCGGTCGCCGCCGCGGTGAACGCGACCTCCACCCGTCCCGTCGTGGACTGGCTCGCGGCGGCGGCGATGGCGCGCCTGCTGCCGGACACCGCCGCCTCCGGAACGATCCCCCCAAGGGCCCGCCTGCGGGGACGGCGACATTCCCAGCACCGCGACGCCGTCGCCGTGCGACACCACTATGATCTCGGCAACGACTTCTTCGCCCTGTGGCTGGACCGCCGCATGGTCTACTCCTGCGCCTACTTCCCCACAGGGACCGAGACCCTGGATGCCGCGCAGGAGGCGAAACTGGAGCACATCTGCCGCAAGCTGCGCCTGCGGCCGGGCGAGCGCCTGCTGGACATCGGCTGCGGCTGGGGCGGCCTGGTGCTCTACGCCGCAAAGCGCTACCATGTGCAGGCCGTCGGCGTCACGCTCAGCGAGCCGCAGGCGCGCTACGGCCAGGCGCGCCTGGCCGCCGCCGGACTGACGCAGCGCGCCGAGATCAGGGTGTGCGATTATCGCCAGGTCCGCGACCCGCCCTTTGACAAGCTGGTCAGCATCGGCATGTTTGAGCACGTCGGACGCCGTCATTTGCCCGAGTATTTCCGCTGCGCCTGGAACGCGCTCCGCCCGGGCGGGTTGTTCCTGAACCACGGCATCACGGGGCGGCCGCGGCCGTCGGTATGGAAGCGCTTCGGGCCGGGCAGATCCTTCATGCAGGCGCACATCTTCCCGGACGGGGAGCTCGAACCCGTCAGCGAAAGCCTCCGGGCGGCCGAAGCCGTGGGGTTTGAGGTCCGGGACGTCGAAAACCTGCGAGAGCACTACGCGCGGACTTTGCGCCTGTGGCTGGCGAACCTGGAGGCGCACCGGGACCGCGCCGAGGCCCTGATCGGCAGGGGACGCTACCGCCTGTGGCGGCTGTACCTGGCCGCCTCCGCGCAGGGCTTTACCGCCGGACGCACCGGCGTCTGTCAGGCACTACTGGCACGGCCGGACGCTTCCGGTACCGTGACTCTACCCTGGAGCAGAGGAGACCTCTATACGCGATGA
- a CDS encoding aldo/keto reductase, translated as MDDTTGGRQTITLGPGGPRIAALGVGTWPWGDRVYWGFGKDFTAGDIYEAFEASLRAGLTFFDTAEVYAGGRSERFLGECIRRTQASVVVATKFMPFPYRLTGSSLRQALRRSLTRLGLPAVDLYQMHWPFPPVPVETWMAAMADAYEAGLIRAVGVCNYPVGHLRRAHEALARRGIALASNQVKLSLVDRRPLHNGLRETCRELGVTLIAWGPLAKGALTGKYGPDRPPPGLRGRRYSRQFFLRHAPLLRVLREIALARGKTQAQVALNWCIAKGALPIPGAKTGAQARENAGALGWSLTAEEMALLDGAEADPPG; from the coding sequence ATGGACGACACCACCGGCGGCAGACAGACGATCACGCTCGGCCCCGGCGGACCGCGCATCGCCGCCCTCGGCGTCGGCACCTGGCCGTGGGGCGACCGCGTGTACTGGGGATTCGGGAAGGACTTCACCGCGGGCGACATCTACGAGGCCTTCGAGGCCAGCCTCCGGGCCGGGCTCACCTTCTTCGACACCGCCGAAGTGTACGCCGGCGGCCGCTCGGAGCGATTCCTCGGGGAGTGCATCCGCCGCACCCAGGCCTCCGTCGTCGTGGCCACGAAGTTCATGCCCTTCCCGTACCGCCTGACGGGTTCCTCGCTGCGCCAAGCGCTCCGGCGCAGCCTGACCCGGCTCGGTCTGCCCGCGGTGGACCTCTACCAGATGCACTGGCCGTTTCCGCCGGTGCCCGTCGAAACCTGGATGGCGGCGATGGCCGACGCCTACGAGGCGGGTCTGATCCGCGCGGTCGGCGTCTGCAACTATCCCGTGGGCCACCTGCGCCGGGCCCACGAGGCCCTGGCCCGCCGGGGAATTGCTCTGGCCAGCAACCAGGTGAAGCTGAGCCTGGTGGACCGCCGGCCGCTGCACAACGGCCTGCGGGAGACCTGCCGGGAGCTCGGCGTCACGCTCATCGCCTGGGGGCCGCTGGCCAAAGGCGCGCTCACGGGAAAGTACGGTCCCGATCGGCCTCCGCCCGGGCTGCGCGGGCGGCGCTACTCCCGGCAGTTCTTCCTGCGGCACGCGCCGCTTCTGCGGGTGCTGCGCGAGATTGCCCTGGCGCGCGGCAAAACCCAGGCGCAGGTGGCCCTGAACTGGTGCATCGCAAAGGGCGCCCTGCCGATCCCCGGGGCCAAGACAGGTGCGCAGGCCCGGGAGAACGCCGGCGCGCTGGGGTGGTCGCTCACCGCGGAGGAGATGGCCCTGCTGGACGGGGCGGAGGCGGACCCGCCCGGTTAG
- a CDS encoding nuclear transport factor 2 family protein: MRDPLEVVRRYLKACEERHLEEAQRYLAPGAVLVFPGGRYTSVAEMAAGAARRYRWAKKADDAWDVAVRPDGTAVVVTTGTLYGENLHGVPFEGVRYIDRFVVRGERILRQEVWNDLDASGVLHRRASEGRTGED, encoded by the coding sequence ATGCGTGATCCGCTGGAAGTGGTCCGACGCTACCTGAAAGCGTGCGAGGAGCGGCATCTGGAAGAGGCACAGCGGTATCTGGCCCCCGGGGCCGTCCTGGTGTTTCCCGGCGGACGGTACACCTCGGTCGCGGAGATGGCGGCCGGGGCGGCGCGGCGGTACCGGTGGGCGAAAAAGGCCGACGACGCCTGGGACGTCGCCGTGCGGCCGGACGGGACGGCGGTCGTCGTCACCACGGGCACGCTGTACGGCGAGAACCTCCACGGCGTTCCCTTCGAGGGCGTCCGCTACATCGACCGCTTCGTGGTGCGCGGGGAACGGATCCTCCGCCAGGAGGTCTGGAACGACCTGGACGCCTCCGGCGTCCTCCACCGCCGCGCGTCGGAGGGCCGGACGGGCGAAGACTAA
- a CDS encoding ABC transporter ATP-binding protein, with protein sequence MLELQGVATYYGKIPALREISLQVGRGEIVALIGANGAGKTTTLRTISGLLHPRAGRIVFKGQDITRWPPDRIVRGGIAHCPEGRQIFAEMTVQENLEMGAYTRGGGIAPALARVFALFPVLQERRGQRAGSLSGGEQQMLAIGRALMSAPELVLFDEPSLGLAPVLVREVARSIRELNRAGTTVLLVEQNAQLAFTVAHRGYVLENGRIALEGAIAALAGDERVRRAYLGG encoded by the coding sequence ATGCTTGAGCTCCAGGGGGTGGCCACCTACTACGGCAAGATCCCCGCCCTGCGGGAGATCTCCCTGCAGGTCGGCCGGGGCGAGATCGTCGCCCTCATCGGGGCCAACGGCGCCGGCAAGACCACCACCCTGCGGACCATCTCGGGACTGCTGCATCCGCGGGCGGGCCGAATCGTCTTCAAGGGGCAGGACATTACGCGCTGGCCGCCCGACCGCATCGTCCGGGGCGGCATCGCCCACTGTCCGGAGGGCCGCCAGATCTTCGCCGAGATGACCGTGCAGGAGAATCTGGAGATGGGAGCCTACACGCGGGGAGGCGGCATCGCCCCCGCGCTGGCGCGGGTGTTCGCGCTCTTCCCCGTGCTTCAGGAACGCCGCGGACAGCGCGCCGGCAGCCTCTCCGGCGGGGAGCAGCAGATGCTGGCCATCGGCCGGGCTCTGATGTCGGCCCCGGAACTCGTCCTCTTCGACGAACCCTCCCTGGGGCTGGCCCCGGTCCTCGTCCGGGAAGTGGCCCGCTCGATCCGCGAGCTGAACCGCGCCGGCACCACCGTCCTGCTCGTGGAGCAGAACGCGCAGCTGGCCTTCACGGTGGCGCACCGCGGCTACGTCCTGGAGAACGGCCGCATCGCCCTGGAAGGCGCCATCGCCGCCCTGGCCGGGGACGAACGGGTCAGGCGGGCGTACCTCGGCGGCTGA
- a CDS encoding ABC transporter ATP-binding protein → MPILEVEHLTKFFGGFRAVADLSFAVEDGEILGLVGPNGAGKTTTFNLITGFLTPTAGRIRFRGEDITHRPPYERAQRGLVRTFQNTTVFATLTVEDNIRLGCFRRLPRGMRPILLGLSAAEETALQARVDELVAFTGLEAVRHTAAEDLSYGDQRTLEIAVALGAEPRLLLLDEPFAGMNRAEADRCMDLIHRTRAQGVTVLLVDHHMDTLMRHCHRLVVLHHGEKLAEGPPEVIRTDARVIATYLGGGPDA, encoded by the coding sequence ATGCCGATCCTGGAGGTGGAGCACCTGACGAAGTTCTTCGGCGGTTTCCGCGCCGTGGCCGACCTGTCCTTTGCCGTCGAGGACGGCGAGATCCTCGGCCTGGTCGGCCCCAACGGCGCGGGCAAGACCACGACCTTCAACCTGATCACCGGCTTCCTGACGCCCACCGCCGGACGGATCCGCTTCCGCGGCGAGGACATCACCCACCGGCCGCCCTACGAGCGGGCGCAGCGGGGGCTGGTGCGCACCTTCCAGAACACCACGGTGTTCGCCACCCTCACCGTCGAGGACAACATCCGCCTCGGGTGTTTCCGGCGGCTGCCCCGCGGGATGCGCCCCATCCTGCTCGGGCTCTCCGCCGCGGAGGAGACCGCCCTGCAGGCCCGGGTGGACGAGCTCGTCGCCTTTACCGGCCTCGAAGCCGTCCGGCACACGGCGGCCGAAGACCTCTCCTACGGCGACCAGCGGACCCTGGAGATCGCCGTCGCCCTGGGGGCCGAACCGCGCCTGCTGCTGCTGGACGAACCCTTCGCCGGCATGAATCGCGCCGAAGCGGACCGCTGCATGGATCTCATCCACCGGACGCGGGCCCAGGGCGTGACCGTCCTGCTGGTGGACCACCATATGGACACCCTGATGCGCCACTGCCACCGGCTGGTCGTCCTGCACCACGGGGAGAAGCTGGCCGAAGGGCCGCCCGAGGTGATCCGGACCGATGCCAGGGTCATCGCCACCTACCTGGGCGGGGGCCCCGATGCTTGA